One part of the Brevundimonas subvibrioides ATCC 15264 genome encodes these proteins:
- a CDS encoding GNAT family N-acetyltransferase: MAGGWRPMLAEDLDRVAEIAAVGFPDHFEGRDCFENRLALSPAGCFVLQTAQGLEGYLVAYPWRVDAAPPLNTLIETIPGDAGVMYLHDLALTPAVRGQGWSRPAVAAVLDLAQAGDWPTVALVAVNDAAGFWRGHGFAVREAPGMADKLASYGPDARYMTRPV; encoded by the coding sequence ATGGCGGGCGGCTGGCGGCCGATGCTTGCCGAGGATCTGGACCGGGTCGCGGAGATCGCCGCCGTCGGCTTTCCCGACCATTTCGAGGGCCGGGACTGTTTCGAGAACCGGCTGGCGCTGAGCCCGGCGGGCTGTTTCGTGCTGCAGACGGCGCAGGGGCTGGAGGGCTATCTGGTCGCCTACCCGTGGCGCGTGGATGCCGCGCCGCCCCTGAACACCCTGATCGAGACGATCCCCGGGGATGCGGGCGTGATGTACCTGCACGACCTCGCCCTGACCCCGGCGGTCCGGGGCCAGGGCTGGTCGAGGCCGGCCGTCGCCGCGGTGCTCGATCTGGCGCAGGCCGGCGACTGGCCGACGGTGGCCCTGGTCGCCGTCAACGATGCGGCCGGCTTCTGGCGCGGACACGGCTTCGCGGTGCGCGAGGCCCCGGGCATGGCGGACAAGCTGGCCAGCTACGGCCCGGACGCCCGCTACATGACCAGGCCGGTCTAG
- the ubiG gene encoding bifunctional 2-polyprenyl-6-hydroxyphenol methylase/3-demethylubiquinol 3-O-methyltransferase UbiG, which produces MAASTDPSSGRKPQTGQDFADIDADRAEGASIDPADVARFSAQAAEWWDARGPFAPLHRFNPARLSFIRDHVADRFLRDPAKREAFAGLSLIDIGCGGGLIAEPMRRMGFAVTAIDASSENIGTARAHAAEQGLDIAYRAATVEQVEAEGAGPFDVVLVLEIIEHVADPESFLRACSRLVAPGGILIVATLNRTLKSLALGKVAAEYILRWVPAGTHDWRQFVKPDEIRMMLSAEPVAVSGPYGLVYSPLSDRWSESADADVNYMMVATKA; this is translated from the coding sequence ATGGCCGCTTCTACCGACCCCTCGTCCGGGCGCAAACCCCAAACGGGGCAAGACTTTGCCGATATCGACGCCGATCGTGCCGAAGGGGCCAGTATCGACCCCGCCGACGTCGCCCGCTTCTCGGCCCAGGCGGCCGAATGGTGGGACGCGCGCGGGCCGTTCGCCCCGCTGCACAGGTTCAATCCGGCCCGGCTGTCCTTCATCCGCGACCACGTCGCCGACCGCTTCCTTCGCGATCCTGCCAAACGCGAGGCCTTCGCGGGCCTGAGCCTGATCGACATCGGCTGCGGCGGCGGCCTGATCGCCGAGCCGATGCGGCGGATGGGGTTCGCGGTCACGGCCATCGACGCCTCGTCCGAGAACATCGGCACCGCCCGGGCCCACGCCGCCGAACAGGGTCTGGACATCGCGTATCGCGCCGCCACCGTCGAACAGGTGGAGGCCGAGGGGGCAGGGCCGTTCGACGTCGTCCTGGTGCTGGAGATCATCGAGCACGTGGCCGACCCGGAAAGCTTCCTGCGGGCCTGTTCCCGGCTGGTCGCCCCCGGCGGCATCCTGATCGTGGCGACCCTGAACCGCACGCTGAAGTCGCTGGCCCTCGGCAAGGTCGCGGCCGAGTATATCCTGCGCTGGGTGCCCGCCGGGACCCACGACTGGCGCCAGTTCGTGAAGCCGGACGAGATCCGGATGATGCTGTCGGCCGAGCCGGTCGCGGTCAGCGGCCCCTATGGCCTGGTCTACAGCCCGCTGTCGGACCGCTGGAGCGAAAGCGCCGATGCCGACGTCAATTACATGATGGTCGCGACGAAGGCCTAG
- a CDS encoding DUF1178 family protein, with protein sequence MIRYALRCEADHPFEAWFGSSGDYDDQAARGLVECPFCGSRNVAKQIMAPAVSGTRKAAPAVEMARVQTMMMQAAREVRSHVEANFDYVGDTFAREARAIHEGQSEKREIYGEATPAEVKALKADGVPCAALPPAPLDPAKVN encoded by the coding sequence GTGATCCGCTATGCCCTGAGGTGCGAGGCCGATCATCCGTTCGAGGCCTGGTTCGGATCGTCCGGCGACTATGACGATCAGGCGGCCCGCGGCCTGGTCGAATGCCCGTTCTGCGGGTCCCGCAACGTGGCCAAGCAGATCATGGCCCCTGCCGTCTCGGGCACCCGCAAGGCGGCGCCCGCCGTCGAAATGGCCCGGGTCCAGACCATGATGATGCAGGCGGCGCGCGAGGTGCGCAGCCATGTGGAGGCGAATTTCGACTATGTCGGCGACACCTTCGCCCGCGAGGCGCGCGCCATCCACGAGGGCCAGTCCGAAAAGCGCGAGATTTACGGCGAGGCTACGCCCGCCGAGGTGAAGGCGCTGAAGGCGGACGGCGTGCCCTGCGCCGCCCTGCCCCCCGCGCCGCTCGATCCGGCCAAGGTAAACTGA